The genomic DNA TGCAGTGGAATGAGGATGACGTTACGCCTCTCCTGAAGAACGTCCTGAACTACAATATCTTGTTGTGCTACGGTACCAATGATAAGTTCACATGTCCCGAGACAACAACGAATACAGTTAAGCCTTCTGACTTGGCAAGTGGCACTGAAGGCTCCTACTCATATGCCGCGAAGTTCGACGCGTCGGCAGTGGGCAACGGCCAGTACTTCATCCAGGTTTTTGCtcagttttcaaaagacgcTAAGCAATACACCATCCATTACACCCCACGTTTCACATTGAGTTCCATGAGCGGCACCCTCACTCCATCCGTGACCACCACTTCGCAGCCTGCTACCCAAGTCATGTACGCTACGGGTACAACGACCACTACTGACGACGGCTTCGACGTCTCCAGTCTCTCCACGGTTCCATACACCCAGCAGACCTATCGCACGCGGTTCGCTCCTATGCAAATGCAGCCCGGGTCCACCATCACCGCGACTACCTGGACCAGGAGATTCCCCACTAGCGCTGTTACATACTACTCCACGCTCCGTAACTGGAAGTCGCTAG from Lachancea thermotolerans CBS 6340 chromosome F complete sequence includes the following:
- the KRE9 gene encoding Kre9p (similar to uniprot|P39005 Saccharomyces cerevisiae YJL174W KRE9 Glycoprotein involved in cell wall beta-glucan assembly null mutation leads to severe growth defects aberrant multibudded morphology and mating defects), coding for MYSSVRTRLALLWTLVVSLTLVAADVAIVSPGQGDKFTASGSSVSITVQWNEDDVTPLLKNVLNYNILLCYGTNDKFTCPETTTNTVKPSDLASGTEGSYSYAAKFDASAVGNGQYFIQVFAQFSKDAKQYTIHYTPRFTLSSMSGTLTPSVTTTSQPATQVMYATGTTTTTDDGFDVSSLSTVPYTQQTYRTRFAPMQMQPGSTITATTWTRRFPTSAVTYYSTLRNWKSLEQLSTITPGWSYTISSDFNYATPMPFPSQNGGWYNPKSRQSLSTRIRNLKYATQGVTTSASADSSGSGSASTLTSS